In Serratia sp. FDAARGOS_506, a genomic segment contains:
- a CDS encoding pirin family protein: MIYVRKAEDRGHANHGWLDSWHTFSFADYYDPNFMGFSALRVINEDVIDAGQGFGTHPHKDMEILTYVLSGTVEHQDSMGNKEQIQAGEFQIMSAGTGVRHSEYNANQDRPLHLYQIWIIPDQVGLEPRYEQRMFDAPQGRQLVLSPDARDGSLKVFQDMTLSRWALNKGEQGECPIAAGRRIWIQVVRGKVSVNGQAAGISDAFAVWDESTLTIQADEESEILLFDLPPV; this comes from the coding sequence ATGATTTATGTACGTAAAGCGGAAGACCGCGGCCACGCCAATCATGGCTGGCTGGATAGCTGGCACACCTTCTCTTTTGCCGACTACTACGATCCGAACTTTATGGGATTCTCGGCGCTGCGGGTGATCAACGAAGACGTGATCGACGCGGGACAGGGCTTCGGCACCCACCCGCATAAAGACATGGAAATCCTGACCTATGTGCTGAGCGGTACGGTGGAACACCAGGACAGCATGGGTAACAAGGAGCAGATCCAGGCCGGCGAATTCCAGATCATGAGTGCGGGCACCGGGGTACGTCACTCCGAGTACAACGCCAATCAGGATCGTCCGCTGCACCTGTACCAGATTTGGATCATTCCTGATCAGGTCGGGCTGGAGCCGCGCTACGAGCAGCGCATGTTCGACGCGCCGCAGGGCCGCCAGTTGGTGCTGTCGCCGGATGCGCGCGATGGCTCGCTGAAGGTGTTCCAGGACATGACGCTGTCGCGTTGGGCGCTGAATAAAGGCGAGCAGGGTGAGTGCCCGATCGCCGCCGGCCGTCGCATTTGGATCCAGGTGGTGCGCGGCAAGGTCTCCGTCAACGGCCAGGCCGCCGGCATCAGCGACGCATTCGCGGTGTGGGATGAATCGACGTTGACGATTCAGGCCGACGAAGAGAGCGAAATCCTGCTGTTCGATCTGCCGCCGGTGTGA